The genomic region aatactagctagcaacttattGTGTCGGGGGGcgtatattttgtacagtgcatgagtgcagagttggatggtgagccgtgcattgcatgacgtgcaattttgtgctgTTCCGATCAGAATAAATCTCAATGACTGGTGCTACAAGTTGGAGTTTGTGTCTGATTGATTGTACACAAcgcaagaagagtactgttacacatAGTCATACGCACGTCCTGTAGCACACCATCTCTTTCTGCAGTCCCCTACAACCCTGCCTCATTCTTTGGCTGATTTTGGGAGTGTGTGACTCATCGATAtccttcaactgtgtgtgtgtcagccggACATCATCTTTTAACTTTGAGAAGGCATACTTCATCCTGGATGAGTTCCTGGTGGGAGGAGAGATCCTGGAGACCTCCAAGACAGCTGTGGGCATTGCTATGGAGGAGGCAGAGACACTACAAGAGGTGACCCACACACATAGTCACTTAAGTGTGACACTTGCCCAAATATTTCAATATGTTTCTTCTGTTCTCTC from Oncorhynchus keta strain PuntledgeMale-10-30-2019 chromosome 18, Oket_V2, whole genome shotgun sequence harbors:
- the LOC118397560 gene encoding AP-1 complex subunit sigma-3-like, coding for MTLMVLACPPHSCNFLLWRDLKIVYKSRTSSFNFEKAYFILDEFLVGGEILETSKTAVGIAMEEAETLQETMEEYMSKPTY